From the genome of Bradyrhizobium elkanii USDA 76, one region includes:
- a CDS encoding acyltransferase family protein, with protein sequence MGPIHRRRPDLKALTGLRGLAAAIVALAHFKMPMPYYLNWPNAAVDLFFCLSGFTLAYAYPRNSFQFSNFMVARIARLYPLYLLTLVITGAMWLFLAPANYLREAAVFDLVLQLPLLNSWPIIGSGVHWNTPAWSISVEWFCYILLFPILLQLRAPRSVAAKLLCIMGLSTAAHLMFTNYFDVRTLAVQLYVPESQWSYWVNLCRGVCGFTAGWIVFASFEKRDGLYVFCTRYSAAIWAGFVVILTLGYYGLVASQAVLFLLPLIVLAATAQTSASSRLLASHVLHFLGLISYSVYMVHLIVFAVFVRFAPDHWPVLTYTVLIVTTLVVSTVTYFKIEVPARDAIRRLAHRRSTAPEGTEFPEPAAVHPTAVRFPQSGC encoded by the coding sequence ATGGGCCCGATCCATAGGCGGCGGCCAGATCTGAAGGCGCTCACAGGGCTTCGTGGATTGGCTGCAGCAATAGTTGCCCTGGCGCACTTCAAGATGCCGATGCCGTATTATCTGAATTGGCCCAATGCGGCCGTCGATCTGTTTTTTTGCTTGAGCGGCTTCACGCTCGCCTATGCCTATCCCCGGAACTCGTTTCAGTTCTCGAATTTTATGGTGGCTCGCATAGCGAGGCTCTATCCATTGTATCTGCTAACGCTCGTCATCACAGGAGCGATGTGGCTGTTCCTCGCTCCGGCCAACTATCTGCGTGAGGCGGCCGTATTCGATCTGGTCCTGCAACTGCCCCTGCTCAATTCATGGCCGATCATAGGATCCGGGGTGCATTGGAATACTCCGGCGTGGTCGATCTCCGTCGAATGGTTTTGCTACATTCTGCTGTTTCCAATACTGCTGCAGTTAAGAGCCCCACGCTCGGTAGCAGCGAAGCTGCTGTGCATCATGGGCTTGTCGACCGCAGCCCACCTCATGTTCACGAACTATTTCGACGTACGCACGCTGGCGGTCCAGCTCTATGTCCCCGAAAGCCAATGGAGCTATTGGGTAAATCTGTGTCGGGGGGTTTGTGGATTCACCGCCGGGTGGATTGTGTTCGCAAGCTTTGAGAAGCGGGACGGGCTCTATGTCTTCTGCACAAGATATTCAGCGGCGATCTGGGCTGGTTTCGTTGTCATTTTGACACTGGGTTACTATGGCCTCGTGGCGTCGCAGGCCGTTTTGTTTCTCTTGCCACTCATCGTGCTTGCCGCGACAGCTCAAACCTCGGCCTCATCTCGCCTTTTGGCGTCCCATGTTCTGCATTTTTTGGGGCTGATCTCGTACTCGGTCTATATGGTGCATCTCATCGTTTTCGCGGTATTCGTCCGCTTCGCGCCCGACCATTGGCCAGTGCTGACCTATACCGTCCTCATCGTAACGACGCTTGTCGTCTCGACCGTCACCTACTTCAAGATCGAGGTGCCCGCGCGCGACGCCATCCGGAGGCTCGCTCACCGCCGATCGACAGCGCCTGAAGGGACGGAATTTCCCGAGCCAGCGGCAGTCCACCCAACTGCGGTCCGGTTCCCACAATCAGGTTGCTAG
- a CDS encoding TetR family transcriptional regulator, with amino-acid sequence MSRRKAAPAEVPLPGLARLAPTQQRSRERFERILACAAEIMAEKGSEAFRMSDIVARSGVAFGSLYQYFPDKAAIIGTLAERHNAVGRDCVRRDLAAVATARDLHPALCRIVDSYYEMFMREPVMRDIWQATQADRALQKLDADDMAVLSGLLSDAIRRIAPDMPTAALATFSALTMTLIAAAVRHAIALPPRKARQALTQFKTMLPHDLAGLT; translated from the coding sequence ATGTCGAGACGAAAGGCCGCGCCCGCGGAAGTCCCCCTGCCCGGGCTGGCGCGGCTTGCCCCGACTCAGCAGCGCAGCCGCGAGCGCTTCGAGCGCATCCTCGCCTGCGCGGCCGAGATCATGGCGGAAAAGGGCAGCGAGGCCTTCCGCATGAGCGACATTGTGGCGCGCAGCGGCGTCGCATTCGGCTCGCTCTATCAATATTTCCCGGACAAGGCCGCAATCATCGGCACCCTGGCCGAACGCCATAACGCGGTCGGGCGCGATTGCGTCAGGCGCGATCTGGCCGCGGTGGCGACCGCGCGCGACCTGCACCCGGCGCTTTGCCGGATCGTCGACAGCTACTACGAGATGTTCATGCGCGAGCCTGTCATGCGCGACATCTGGCAGGCGACGCAGGCCGACCGCGCCCTGCAGAAGCTTGATGCGGACGACATGGCCGTGCTCTCCGGCCTGTTGTCCGACGCGATCAGGCGGATTGCGCCCGACATGCCGACTGCCGCCCTCGCCACCTTTTCAGCACTGACCATGACGCTGATAGCCGCCGCCGTGCGTCACGCGATCGCGCTGCCACCGCGGAAGGCGCGGCAGGCGCTGACGCAGTTCAAGACCATGCTGCCGCACGACCTCGCCGGGCTGACATAA
- a CDS encoding DUF1772 domain-containing protein yields MRQILTSGLLWFSALGCGLLAGLYFAFSAFVMTALGRIDQAAGISAMNAINVDIVRSPFMPVFLGTTLSCAVLVVLGGLRWQEPGAIAMICGGGLYVVGMFVVTVVFNVPLNDQLAATDPVGTSATSVWARYLTDWTFWNHVRTIASLAATALFIVAIAGR; encoded by the coding sequence ATGCGCCAGATCCTGACCTCGGGCTTGCTGTGGTTTTCCGCGCTCGGCTGCGGCTTGCTCGCCGGGCTCTATTTCGCGTTCTCGGCTTTCGTCATGACCGCGCTCGGCCGGATCGATCAGGCTGCCGGCATCTCGGCGATGAACGCGATCAATGTCGATATCGTCCGCTCGCCGTTCATGCCGGTGTTCCTCGGCACCACGCTGTCCTGCGCCGTGCTGGTCGTGCTCGGCGGGCTCAGATGGCAAGAGCCGGGCGCGATTGCGATGATTTGCGGCGGCGGCCTCTATGTGGTCGGCATGTTCGTCGTCACGGTCGTCTTCAACGTTCCTCTGAACGATCAGCTTGCGGCTACCGACCCGGTGGGCACGTCGGCGACATCGGTCTGGGCGCGCTATCTCACTGACTGGACCTTCTGGAACCACGTGCGGACCATCGCCTCGCTGGCCGCGACCGCGCTGTTCATCGTCGCCATTGCCGGGCGATAG
- a CDS encoding protein-L-isoaspartate O-methyltransferase family protein gives MTGFSTARQYMVDGQVRPSDVTDDRILDAMLTVPREVFVPADKQALAYLDLDLDVAEGGATRRCLITPALLARMLQAAEIKSTDRVLVVGCATGYAAAVVARFAADVSATESDPALAEKATTAFAQLGIENITVKTAAAADGNAAGAPFDVIILNGATEIVPTGLFGQLKEGGRLVGVFGLLPPPRATLVTHSHGDFGHRELFDASAPVLPGFERVPAFVF, from the coding sequence ATGACCGGTTTTTCGACCGCGCGCCAGTATATGGTCGATGGTCAGGTGCGTCCGAGCGACGTGACCGATGATCGTATTCTCGATGCCATGCTGACCGTGCCGCGCGAGGTCTTCGTGCCGGCCGACAAGCAGGCGCTGGCCTATCTCGACCTCGACCTCGATGTTGCCGAGGGCGGTGCGACGCGGCGCTGCCTGATCACGCCGGCGCTGCTCGCCCGGATGCTCCAGGCCGCCGAGATCAAGTCCACCGACCGCGTCCTGGTGGTCGGCTGCGCGACCGGCTACGCCGCCGCCGTCGTGGCGCGCTTTGCCGCAGACGTCAGCGCGACCGAAAGCGATCCGGCGCTTGCCGAAAAGGCGACCACAGCCTTCGCCCAGCTCGGGATCGAGAATATCACCGTCAAAACGGCTGCGGCCGCCGACGGCAATGCCGCGGGCGCCCCGTTTGACGTCATTATCCTCAATGGTGCGACGGAAATCGTCCCGACCGGGCTGTTCGGCCAGCTCAAGGAGGGGGGCCGGCTGGTCGGGGTGTTCGGCCTGTTGCCGCCGCCGCGCGCCACCCTGGTGACGCACTCCCACGGGGATTTCGGCCATCGCGAGCTGTTCGACGCCTCGGCCCCCGTTTTGCCGGGATTCGAGCGAGTTCCCGCCTTCGTGTTCTGA
- a CDS encoding TolC family outer membrane protein: MRGVKVVTAAATAVLLLAEMGPVPALADTIEAALVRSYQNNPQLNAQRAQVRSTDENVPQALSGYRPKVALTASAGYQYTDTLTTQGGDANNLVRTQIHGANAPRSAGLTVNQSLFNAQNAPRVRAAESQVSAAREALRVLEQTVILSAATIYMDYLRDSAIVEVQRSNTRVLEQTLKQTQDRFNVGEVTRTDVAQSEAQLAAGKTQQLTAESNLTTTRSNFRRIIGNEPQNLAPGSPVDRFLPTTLAAAVELSLTQNPNVTSAMYGVDVNFLQVKVSEGALFPSVNLQTSVQQQYEQTMISQRAFSAGTAVQLSVPLYQGGAEYSLIRQSKESLAQQRLVLEQTRDQARANVVTAWGQLVAGKSQVASAQAQVTASEIALNGVREEAKAGQRTTLDVLNAQQALVNARNALVTAQHDRVVASYNVLSAVGRLSPQVMGLSTNVYDPSVHYQQVRDNWAGVRTPDGR, encoded by the coding sequence ATGCGTGGGGTGAAGGTTGTCACCGCGGCTGCGACTGCCGTCCTTCTGTTGGCGGAGATGGGCCCTGTGCCCGCACTCGCCGATACAATCGAGGCCGCTTTGGTGCGGTCCTACCAGAACAATCCCCAGCTGAACGCGCAACGCGCGCAGGTGCGGTCAACTGACGAGAACGTTCCGCAGGCACTGTCGGGCTACCGCCCGAAAGTCGCACTGACGGCAAGCGCGGGGTACCAATACACCGATACGCTGACGACACAGGGCGGCGACGCGAACAATCTTGTCCGCACCCAAATCCATGGCGCCAACGCGCCACGCAGCGCAGGCCTCACGGTCAACCAGTCGCTGTTCAACGCGCAGAACGCGCCCAGGGTGCGCGCGGCGGAAAGCCAGGTCTCGGCGGCCCGCGAGGCCCTGCGTGTGCTCGAGCAAACCGTGATCCTGAGCGCGGCCACGATCTACATGGATTATCTCCGCGACTCCGCCATCGTCGAAGTTCAGCGCAGCAACACGCGCGTGCTGGAACAGACGCTGAAGCAGACCCAGGATCGCTTCAATGTCGGCGAAGTGACGCGGACCGACGTCGCGCAATCCGAAGCGCAGCTTGCGGCTGGCAAAACCCAGCAGCTCACTGCCGAATCGAACCTGACGACGACGCGATCGAATTTCCGCCGCATCATCGGCAACGAGCCGCAGAATCTCGCGCCGGGCTCGCCGGTCGACCGCTTCCTGCCAACGACGCTTGCAGCCGCCGTCGAACTCAGCCTGACCCAGAATCCGAACGTCACCTCGGCGATGTACGGCGTCGACGTCAACTTCCTGCAGGTCAAGGTCAGCGAAGGTGCGCTGTTCCCGTCGGTCAACCTGCAAACGTCCGTGCAGCAGCAATACGAGCAGACCATGATCAGCCAGCGCGCATTCAGCGCGGGAACGGCGGTCCAGCTGTCGGTGCCGCTCTACCAGGGCGGTGCGGAATACTCGCTGATCCGCCAGTCCAAGGAATCGCTGGCGCAGCAGCGCCTCGTTCTCGAACAGACCCGCGATCAGGCGCGCGCCAACGTCGTCACCGCATGGGGCCAGCTGGTCGCCGGCAAGTCGCAGGTGGCATCGGCACAGGCGCAGGTGACCGCGTCGGAGATCGCCCTGAACGGCGTGCGCGAAGAGGCCAAGGCCGGTCAGCGCACCACGCTCGACGTGCTCAACGCGCAGCAGGCGCTCGTCAACGCCCGCAACGCGCTGGTCACCGCGCAGCACGACCGCGTCGTCGCGTCCTATAACGTGCTGAGCGCAGTTGGCCGCTTGTCGCCGCAGGTGATGGGTCTTTCGACCAACGTCTACGATCCGAGCGTGCATTACCAGCAGGTTCGTGACAACTGGGCCGGCGTACGCACGCCCGACGGCCGCTAA
- a CDS encoding PopZ family protein has protein sequence MTQPAKVQEPSMEEILASIRRIIADDEAKPAAAEKPAAAAAAPAPKVEPAPAAKPAMKSPPPAAPSAAKAAAPAPKSPPPAPAPAASNSQDDIDSLLASLDEATPAAEIRPSPQPAAQPEADVFELTDEMALPDPAAAPSFRKVEPQDDVEFTEARSRAPEPAREPPAIETAPMQQIISGTTMRAVESAFNSLANTVLSNNARTLEDLVKEMLRPMLKSWLDDNLPGLVERIVKAEIERVSRGR, from the coding sequence ATGACGCAACCTGCGAAGGTCCAAGAGCCCTCGATGGAGGAGATCCTGGCGTCGATCCGTCGCATCATTGCCGACGACGAGGCGAAGCCGGCCGCGGCCGAGAAGCCTGCGGCCGCCGCTGCAGCGCCGGCGCCGAAGGTCGAGCCAGCACCAGCAGCCAAGCCCGCGATGAAGAGCCCGCCGCCCGCAGCGCCATCGGCCGCGAAGGCCGCCGCGCCCGCGCCGAAATCGCCGCCGCCTGCGCCGGCACCGGCGGCCAGCAACAGTCAGGACGACATCGACTCGCTGCTCGCCAGCCTCGACGAGGCGACGCCCGCGGCCGAGATCAGGCCGTCGCCGCAGCCCGCAGCCCAGCCCGAAGCCGACGTGTTCGAACTCACCGACGAGATGGCACTGCCGGACCCGGCGGCCGCGCCGTCGTTCCGCAAGGTCGAGCCGCAGGACGACGTCGAGTTCACGGAAGCGCGGAGCCGGGCGCCGGAACCGGCCCGGGAGCCGCCGGCGATCGAGACCGCGCCCATGCAGCAGATCATCTCGGGAACCACGATGCGGGCCGTCGAGTCGGCCTTCAACTCGCTGGCCAACACCGTGCTGAGCAACAATGCGCGGACGCTTGAGGATCTGGTCAAGGAGATGCTGCGGCCGATGCTGAAGTCCTGGCTGGACGACAATCTGCCCGGGCTGGTCGAGCGGATCGTCAAGGCCGAGATCGAGCGAGTATCCCGCGGGCGTTAG
- a CDS encoding valine--tRNA ligase, producing MIEKNYQPADIEHRMAQIWEESGAFKAGRPERKDAAPFTIVIPPPNVTGSLHMGHALNNTLQDILCRFERMRGRDVLWQPGTDHAGIATQMVVERQLMERQEPGRRDMGRAKFLERVWQWKAESGGTIVNQLKRLGASCDWSRERFTMDEGLSRAVVKVFVELHRDGLIYKDKRLVNWDPKLLTAISDLEVQQVEVRGHLWYLRYPIEGRSFSPDDPKSFIVVATTRPETMLGDTGVAVHPDDERYTDLIGRHVILPLVGRKIPIVGDDVADPEKGSGAVKVTPAHDFTDFEIGKRHGLPQISVLDQEGSLSLNGNEDYLRGLPAGATEFAEEFHGIERFAARKKIVARLEEFGFLERIEPNTHMVPHGDRSGVVIEPYLTDQWYVDAKTLAQPAIAAVRSGETTFVPKNWEKTYFEWMENIQPWCISRQLWWGHQIPAWYGPDGKVFVAETEEEAVGHALGYYVEQEVITPEQGHDMAVDPAKREGFITRDEDVLDTWFSSALWPFSTLGWPDDTPEVARYYPTNTLVTGFDIIFFWVARMMMMGLHFMKEAPFSTVYIHRLVRDEKGAKMSKSKGNVIDPLGVIDEYGADALRFALTREAAQGHDIRLSPHLVETNRNFATKFWNACRFAEMNECVKPDGFDPKGAKETLNRWIAHETSRVTREVTETIEDHRFNDAAAAIYRFVWNVFCDWYLELAKPVLMGEEGAAKAETRAMIAWTRDEILKLLHPFMPFITEELWAVTAKRDGLLVLASWPRKSGVTGEQLAAIATAGPVVDPIIPPVIAALDADEFSDPAAEAEIGWVVDLVTAMRSVKAEMNIPPSTLTPLVIAGASAETRDRAQRWNDTIKRLARLSDISFADHPPEGAVQLLVRGEAVALPLKGVIDLAAERTRLEKELGKADADIKRVDAKLANEKFVANAPEELVEEEKEKRAAATERRAKILEAIERLKKAS from the coding sequence ATGATCGAGAAAAACTACCAGCCCGCCGATATCGAGCACCGCATGGCCCAAATCTGGGAGGAGAGCGGTGCGTTCAAGGCCGGCCGACCTGAACGCAAGGACGCCGCGCCTTTCACCATCGTGATCCCGCCGCCGAACGTGACCGGCTCGCTGCACATGGGCCACGCGCTCAACAACACGCTGCAGGACATCCTGTGCCGCTTCGAGCGGATGCGCGGCCGCGACGTGCTGTGGCAGCCCGGCACCGATCACGCCGGCATCGCCACCCAGATGGTGGTCGAGCGTCAGCTGATGGAACGGCAGGAGCCGGGCCGGCGCGACATGGGCCGCGCCAAATTCCTTGAGCGGGTCTGGCAGTGGAAGGCCGAGAGCGGCGGCACCATCGTCAACCAGCTCAAGCGTCTCGGCGCCTCCTGCGACTGGTCGCGCGAGCGTTTCACCATGGACGAGGGCCTGTCGCGCGCGGTCGTCAAGGTGTTCGTCGAGCTGCATCGCGATGGCCTGATCTACAAGGACAAGCGCCTGGTCAATTGGGACCCGAAGCTGCTTACCGCGATCTCCGATCTCGAAGTGCAGCAGGTCGAGGTCAGGGGTCATCTCTGGTATCTGCGCTATCCGATCGAGGGCCGCAGCTTCAGCCCAGACGATCCCAAGTCGTTCATCGTGGTCGCGACGACGCGCCCCGAAACCATGCTCGGTGACACCGGGGTCGCGGTGCATCCGGACGACGAGCGCTACACCGATCTGATCGGCCGGCACGTCATCCTGCCGCTGGTTGGCCGCAAGATTCCGATCGTCGGCGACGACGTTGCCGATCCTGAGAAGGGCTCGGGGGCCGTCAAGGTGACGCCGGCACACGACTTCACCGACTTCGAGATCGGCAAGCGCCACGGCCTGCCGCAGATCAGCGTGCTCGACCAGGAGGGCAGCCTCAGCCTCAACGGCAACGAGGACTATCTGCGCGGCCTGCCGGCCGGCGCCACCGAATTCGCGGAAGAGTTTCACGGCATCGAGCGCTTCGCCGCACGCAAGAAGATCGTTGCAAGGCTGGAAGAGTTCGGCTTCCTCGAGCGGATCGAGCCCAACACCCACATGGTGCCGCATGGCGACCGCTCCGGCGTCGTGATCGAGCCGTATCTCACCGACCAGTGGTATGTCGACGCCAAGACGCTGGCGCAGCCGGCGATCGCGGCGGTGCGCTCCGGCGAAACGACGTTCGTGCCGAAGAACTGGGAAAAGACCTATTTCGAGTGGATGGAGAACATCCAGCCCTGGTGCATCTCGCGCCAGCTCTGGTGGGGCCATCAGATCCCGGCGTGGTACGGACCCGACGGCAAGGTGTTCGTCGCCGAGACCGAGGAAGAGGCGGTCGGCCACGCGCTCGGCTATTACGTCGAGCAGGAAGTCATCACGCCGGAGCAGGGCCACGACATGGCGGTCGACCCCGCCAAGCGCGAGGGCTTCATCACGCGTGACGAGGACGTGCTCGATACCTGGTTCTCGTCGGCGCTGTGGCCGTTCTCGACGCTGGGCTGGCCGGACGACACCCCGGAGGTCGCGCGCTACTACCCGACCAACACGCTGGTTACCGGCTTCGACATCATCTTCTTCTGGGTCGCCCGCATGATGATGATGGGCCTCCATTTCATGAAGGAGGCGCCGTTCTCGACCGTCTACATCCACCGCCTCGTTCGCGACGAGAAGGGCGCCAAGATGTCGAAGTCGAAGGGCAACGTCATCGACCCGCTCGGCGTGATCGACGAATACGGCGCCGACGCGCTGCGCTTCGCGCTGACCCGCGAGGCGGCGCAAGGCCATGACATCCGCCTGTCGCCGCATCTGGTCGAGACCAACCGCAATTTCGCGACCAAGTTCTGGAACGCCTGCCGCTTCGCCGAGATGAACGAGTGCGTCAAGCCGGACGGTTTCGATCCGAAGGGCGCAAAGGAGACGTTGAACCGCTGGATCGCGCACGAAACCTCGCGCGTCACCCGCGAGGTCACCGAGACGATCGAGGATCATCGCTTCAACGATGCCGCGGCCGCGATCTACCGTTTCGTCTGGAACGTGTTCTGCGACTGGTACCTTGAGCTCGCAAAACCCGTGCTGATGGGCGAGGAGGGTGCGGCCAAGGCCGAGACCCGCGCCATGATCGCGTGGACCCGCGACGAGATCCTCAAGCTGCTGCATCCGTTCATGCCCTTCATCACGGAGGAGCTGTGGGCAGTGACCGCAAAGCGCGACGGCCTGTTGGTGCTGGCGTCCTGGCCGCGCAAGTCGGGCGTGACTGGCGAGCAGCTGGCCGCGATCGCGACCGCCGGTCCGGTGGTCGATCCGATCATTCCGCCGGTCATTGCCGCGCTCGACGCCGACGAGTTCAGCGATCCCGCGGCTGAAGCCGAAATCGGCTGGGTGGTCGATCTCGTCACCGCGATGCGGTCGGTGAAGGCGGAAATGAACATCCCGCCGTCGACGCTGACGCCGCTGGTGATCGCGGGCGCCTCCGCCGAGACGCGGGACCGCGCGCAGCGCTGGAACGACACCATCAAGCGGCTCGCGCGATTGTCGGATATCTCGTTCGCCGATCATCCGCCGGAAGGCGCGGTGCAGCTCCTTGTCCGCGGCGAGGCTGTCGCGCTGCCGCTGAAGGGCGTGATCGATCTCGCGGCTGAACGCACGCGGCTGGAGAAGGAACTCGGCAAGGCCGACGCCGACATCAAGCGGGTCGATGCCAAGCTCGCCAACGAGAAGTTCGTCGCCAACGCGCCGGAAGAGCTCGTCGAGGAAGAGAAGGAAAAGCGCGCGGCAGCAACGGAGCGCCGCGCCAAGATCCTCGAGGCGATCGAACGGTTGAAGAAGGCATCGTAG
- a CDS encoding DNA-3-methyladenine glycosylase yields the protein MPQKPRSTRATAPRLGKALKRSFFDRSVHEVAPDLIGATFLVGGAGGIITEVEAYHHTDPAAHSYRGPTPRNQVMFGPPGFSYVYRSYGIHWCVNFVCEEAGSASAVLIRALEPTHGLAAMRRRRGLEDARALCSGPGKLCEALGITIAHSELPLDRAPIALHARTEAPEIITGVRIGITKAVDLPWRYGLKGSKFLSKRF from the coding sequence ATGCCTCAAAAACCCCGATCCACCCGCGCGACCGCGCCGCGTCTCGGCAAGGCGCTGAAACGCTCCTTCTTCGATCGCAGCGTCCACGAGGTCGCCCCCGACCTGATCGGCGCGACCTTCCTGGTCGGCGGCGCCGGCGGCATCATCACCGAGGTCGAGGCCTATCATCACACCGACCCGGCAGCGCATTCCTACCGCGGGCCGACCCCGCGCAACCAGGTGATGTTCGGTCCGCCGGGCTTCTCCTACGTCTACCGCTCCTACGGCATCCATTGGTGCGTCAATTTCGTCTGCGAAGAAGCGGGCTCCGCCAGCGCCGTGCTGATCCGCGCGCTCGAGCCGACCCACGGGCTCGCGGCGATGCGCCGGCGGCGCGGGCTGGAGGACGCGCGCGCGCTGTGCTCGGGGCCCGGCAAGCTCTGCGAGGCGCTCGGCATCACCATCGCGCACAGCGAATTGCCGCTGGACCGCGCCCCGATCGCGCTCCATGCGCGGACCGAAGCGCCCGAAATCATCACCGGGGTGCGGATCGGCATCACCAAGGCCGTCGACCTGCCCTGGCGCTACGGGCTGAAGGGATCGAAATTCCTCAGCAAGCGGTTTTGA
- the lipA gene encoding lipoyl synthase, giving the protein MVTIVDTISTTQLRPRHPEKVNRPDAVSPPKPDWIRVRAPNTRGYADTRRIVKENGLVTVCEEAGCPNIGECWDKKHATFMIMGDTCTRACAFCNVKTGMPGALEASEPEYVAEATAKLGLSHVVVTSVDRDDLADGGAEHFAETIRAIRARCPTTTIEILTPDFLRKDGALERVVAAKPDVFNHNLETVPSRYLTVRPGARYFHSIRLLQRVKEIDPTIFTKSGIMVGLGEERHEVLQVMDDLRSAEVDFLTIGQYLQPTRKHHAVMRYVTPDEFAGYERVAYTKGFLMVSASPLTRSSHHAGEDFAKLQAARTARGR; this is encoded by the coding sequence ATGGTCACCATCGTCGACACCATTTCCACCACTCAGCTCCGCCCGCGGCACCCCGAAAAGGTGAACCGGCCGGATGCCGTGTCGCCGCCGAAGCCGGACTGGATCCGCGTCCGCGCGCCGAACACGCGCGGCTATGCGGATACGCGCCGGATCGTGAAGGAGAACGGCCTCGTCACGGTGTGCGAAGAGGCGGGCTGCCCCAATATCGGTGAGTGCTGGGACAAGAAGCACGCCACCTTCATGATCATGGGCGACACCTGCACGCGCGCCTGCGCGTTCTGCAACGTCAAGACCGGCATGCCCGGCGCGCTCGAGGCGAGCGAGCCGGAATACGTCGCGGAGGCAACCGCCAAGCTCGGGCTCAGTCATGTCGTGGTCACCTCGGTCGACCGCGACGATCTCGCCGACGGCGGCGCCGAGCATTTTGCCGAGACGATCCGTGCCATCCGCGCGCGCTGCCCGACCACCACGATCGAGATCCTGACACCGGACTTCCTGCGCAAGGACGGCGCGCTGGAGCGCGTGGTCGCGGCCAAGCCCGACGTCTTCAACCACAATCTGGAAACCGTGCCGTCGCGCTATCTGACGGTCCGTCCCGGCGCTCGCTATTTCCATTCGATCCGGCTGCTGCAGCGGGTCAAGGAGATCGACCCGACCATCTTCACCAAGTCGGGCATCATGGTCGGCCTCGGCGAGGAACGGCACGAGGTGCTGCAGGTGATGGACGATCTGCGCTCGGCCGAAGTCGATTTCTTGACCATCGGCCAGTATTTGCAGCCGACCCGCAAGCATCACGCCGTGATGCGCTATGTGACGCCGGACGAGTTCGCAGGCTACGAGCGGGTCGCCTATACCAAGGGCTTTTTGATGGTGTCGGCGAGCCCGCTGACGCGCTCGTCGCATCACGCCGGCGAGGATTTCGCCAAACTGCAGGCGGCGCGCACGGCCCGCGGCCGCTAG
- a CDS encoding type II toxin-antitoxin system RatA family toxin, with protein sequence MPRFSSKRRVRHTAPQMFDLVADVERYPEFVPLCQALKIRQRTPKDDGTEVVVADMTVSFKLVRETFTSRVTLDRPNLKILVEYLRGPFSNLENRWSFEPKSEAECDVGFFLNYEFKSRMLAMLMGSMFDAAFSRFAAAFEKRADQVYGKPQLST encoded by the coding sequence ATGCCACGATTCTCAAGCAAGCGGCGGGTCCGCCACACCGCACCTCAAATGTTCGATCTGGTCGCCGACGTCGAGCGCTATCCCGAATTCGTGCCGCTGTGCCAGGCGCTCAAGATCCGCCAGCGCACGCCCAAGGACGACGGCACCGAGGTCGTGGTCGCGGACATGACGGTGTCCTTCAAGTTGGTGCGCGAAACGTTCACCAGCAGGGTGACGCTCGACCGCCCTAACCTGAAGATCCTGGTCGAATATCTGCGCGGCCCGTTCAGCAATCTGGAGAATCGCTGGAGTTTTGAGCCGAAGTCGGAAGCCGAATGCGATGTCGGCTTCTTCCTGAACTACGAATTCAAGAGCCGGATGCTGGCAATGCTGATGGGCTCGATGTTCGACGCTGCGTTTTCACGCTTTGCCGCGGCGTTCGAGAAGCGCGCGGATCAGGTCTACGGCAAGCCTCAGCTGTCGACGTAG
- a CDS encoding BA14K family protein, with amino-acid sequence MMKLGTLVVAAISAGAMTLSTVAPSSAAPLAPARFQHEPVSVEHVQYRHWHGGPRYGYRGGYGYHGGYYRDRGANGAAIIGGLAAGAIIGGAIAASQAKANNDAYCSQRFRTYDPASGTYIASGGVRRSCP; translated from the coding sequence ATGATGAAGTTGGGAACTTTGGTCGTGGCCGCCATCAGCGCTGGCGCCATGACGCTGTCGACTGTTGCGCCTTCCTCGGCAGCACCGCTCGCTCCCGCGCGATTTCAGCACGAGCCTGTCTCCGTCGAGCATGTGCAGTATCGTCACTGGCACGGTGGTCCGCGCTACGGCTATCGCGGCGGATACGGCTACCACGGTGGTTACTATCGCGATCGTGGTGCTAACGGCGCGGCGATCATCGGCGGGCTTGCGGCCGGCGCGATCATCGGCGGCGCGATCGCGGCGAGCCAGGCCAAGGCCAACAACGACGCCTATTGCTCCCAGCGTTTCCGCACCTACGACCCGGCTTCGGGCACCTACATCGCATCCGGCGGCGTGCGGCGATCCTGCCCGTAA